A genomic segment from Bacteroidales bacterium encodes:
- a CDS encoding four helix bundle protein: protein IIFFIESLSNTKSATHLGGQLLRSGTSPSLNYGEAKSAESKNDFLHKMKVCLKELRESYNCLRIMHRAKIYKSEQRVKELITECNELNKVISRTHLKINSFVSN, encoded by the coding sequence ACATAATATTTTTTATTGAAAGTTTGTCCAATACAAAATCAGCAACTCATCTCGGAGGACAATTGTTACGGTCAGGTACATCTCCATCATTAAATTATGGAGAAGCAAAAAGCGCTGAGTCTAAAAATGATTTTCTTCATAAGATGAAAGTATGTCTGAAAGAATTGAGAGAGTCATACAATTGCTTGAGAATAATGCATAGAGCAAAAATTTATAAATCAGAACAACGAGTAAAAGAATTGATAACTGAATGTAATGAACTTAACAAAGTGATATCACGAACACATTTGAAAATAAATAGTTTTGTGAGTAATTGA